The Leucothrix mucor DSM 2157 DNA window GCGTGCAATGGTTGGGTGATAGCAATGTTCAGCAAGAGCAGGCGTTCCGTTTGATTGCTGAGCAAGTGCATGTGTCTTTGGACAAAGAGCCAACCGGCGTCACTATGTTAATGAAGCTGGTCGGTGCCTTATATGTACAGCCTAGCAAAACGCAAAGTAATGTCCGCGTGAGTGCAGTGCGCCCTCAGGGCAACAAGCTTAGTGTAACCGTTGCCAATACCGGCACGCGCCACCAAATCTTAGATAAAGCCATTCTCAACCTGCAACATGGCAATCAGGTGATCTCGCTTAAAGGCAATCAGCTATTGGGAATGGAAGGTAAAAATGTACTGGCCAAATCCACACAGCAGTTTTTGATCAATAAGCCTGCGCAGGTTCAAAATGCCGCTTGGGTTGCATCACTAAACGTACAAAAATAAAAGCAGTAATCAATTCAGGGCCGTTTGAATAGCGGCCCTGAATAAG harbors:
- a CDS encoding fimbrial biogenesis chaperone, which translates into the protein MKLKKSTLLLPLVFAASMFASPFANALQMEPLSLVLKPAGAGANQIFSVINESAKPIAVQFSMTTRQQQGDKEIRLPADDKFMIYPPQTIIPPKTAQKVRVQWLGDSNVQQEQAFRLIAEQVHVSLDKEPTGVTMLMKLVGALYVQPSKTQSNVRVSAVRPQGNKLSVTVANTGTRHQILDKAILNLQHGNQVISLKGNQLLGMEGKNVLAKSTQQFLINKPAQVQNAAWVASLNVQK